DNA from Halobaculum sp. XH14:
AGACCCTCATCGAGGACGAGGGCGCGGAGATCCGGGACATCCTCGTGGTCTCCTACACTCGGGCTGCCGCCGCGGAGATCCGCGAGCGACTCGCGGAACGACTCGACACGACGCCCCGACACCTCCAGGGCAACGTGAGCACGATGCACGCGAAGGCGTACGAACTGCTGAACCTCTCGCGGGGCGACGTCGTCTCCGACTCGGACAAGGAGGAGTTCTGCGAGGAGTACGGCGTCGAGTTCGAGGACGAGTACTCGGGCGGCGGCCGGCGGACCGCCCGCTCGACGACGCTCGGCAACAAGGTCATCGCCACCTCCCAGTGGCTCCAGCGCACCCACCGCGACGTCGCCGACTGGTACGACGTGCCGTTCCAGTGGGACGTCGAGGAGGTCCGGCTCCCGCCCGAAATCGACCCGAACGCACAGGAGGGGAACAAGTACACCCCGACGTGGCCCGGCGACGACGACCGGCTGGACGTGCCGAACACGATCCGGGCGTGGCGGACCTACAAGGGCGAACACGACCTCACCGGGTTCGCCGACATGCTCGAACGGGTGAAGCAGCGCTCGCTCCTGCCGAACGTCGACTACCTCGTCATCGACGAGTTCCAGGACATCACGACGCTCCAGTACGAGGTGTACGAGGAGTGGCGGCCACACATGGAGACGGTGCTCATCGCGGGCGACGACGACCAGGTCGTCTACGCCTGGCAGGGCGCCGACCCCGACCTGCTGCTCGACACGCACGTCGACCGGGACGAGGTGTTGCCCAACTCCTACCGACTCCCCTCGGACATCCTGACGGTCGTCAACCGCGAGATCCGCCACATCGAGAAGCGCCAGGAGAAGGACCTCAAACCCCGCAAGGAGGGCGGAACCGTCGAGGCCATCGAGTCGCCCTCGATGCTCGATCTGGTGCGGAACGTCCGCCACACCGTCCAGCGCACCGACGAGACGATCATGGTGCTGTTCCGGGCGCGCTACCAGATGTTCCAGTTCATCGACGAGTTCATGGCCGAGGGCATCCCCTTCTCGTGTCTCACCGACCAGCGGATGTGGACCGATCGGCTCACCGACTACGTCCGCGGCGTCGAGGCGATCGAGAACGACGAGGCGCTCACGGTGCTGCAGGCTCGCCGGCTCGCCGACATCCTCCAGGACTCGGCGTTCGGCTCGAACGAGCGCGACGAACTGTACGACTTCCTCGACGACGTGGAGGAGACCACCGACGAGGACGACCTCGCGGAGATCCCGCTCTCGCCCGACGACGTCACCGACTTCGTCCCGTTCATGCCCGACGGCGCGAGCGCGGCCGACATGGCCCGGAAGGTGACCTCCTTTCAGCGCAAGTCCGTGAAGGCGTACTTCCGGGGCGACTACGGGAAGATGGATCCGAGCCGGGTCCGCCTCGGCACCATCCACTCCGCGAAGGGCCGCGAGGCCGACCACGTGTTCGTCAACACCGACCTGACCGAGAAGGTCGTCGAGCAGATGGCCGCCCAAGTCCGCCAGGAGGAGATCGAGATCGAGGGCCTCCCGGCCGGCGAGGAGTTCACGAAGACGACGAACCCGGTGCCGATCCTCACCGACAACGAGCGCCGCGTGTTCTACGTCGGCATGTCCCGTGCCCGGGAACGGCTGGTCCTCATGGAGAACCTCGTGAACGGCGCGCCGACGCTCCCCATCAGCGTCGTGCTCTCGAACGAACTCAAGGACGACCCGCCCGAGGAGCTCGTCGAGGAGGTCATCGCCGAACTCGACGCCCCCGAACCCGAAGCCTGAGCCGTGCCCGACCGAGACGACCCGGCGGCGTCCGCGGGAACGACCCCGGACGCGCCAGCCCGGACCGCGACCGAGCCGGACGCCGTGGACCCCGACCCGCTCGGGACGGACTACGAGTTCCTCGCCGCGGAACTCCGCCGGCGCAACGCCGCCGCGTTCGTCCACGTCGGCGACCGCTTCGACGACGACCTGCGCTACCTGACGCGCTTTTCCGGTCCGGACCGCGGGTACGCGTTCGTCTTTCGGCGGGGCACCGCGACGCTCTGTCCGCCCGCGCTGTTCGACGAGCAGGCCGGGCGCGAGTTCCCGGGCGACGCGGTCGAGACCGACCGGCAGGGCGACCCGGCGGGGCTCCGTGCCGCCGGGGTGCTCGACGACGCCGGCGTCGACGCCGGCGAGACCGTCCTCGTTCCACGGCACGTCCCGCACGACGCCGCCGTCTACCTCGAACAGGCGGGGTACGACATCGAATCGACCGACGCCGTGGCCCGGGACAGGCGGGTGAAGACCGACCCGGAACTCGACCGACTCCGTCGCGTTCAGGGGACCGCCGCCGGCGGGATGGCCCGAGCGGAGCGAGTGCTGTATGAGGCTGCGGTCGACGGGGACGAGGTCGTCTGGAGCGGCGCGCCGCTCACGACCGAACGGCTCCGCCGGGAGGTGAACCGGGTGCTCGCCGCTCACGGCGTCCGCGACGCGGGCAACACCGTGGTCGGCTGCGGGCCGACCGCCGCGGACCTCCACTTCACCGGCCACGACGCGATCCGGCCGGGCGAGACGGTGCTGCTCGACGTCTCGCCGCGCGGCCCGGACGGCTACTACGGCGACCTCACGAGGACGTTCGCGGTCGACCCGGACGGCGGCTGGGAGCGCCGCGCGTACGTCGCGGTCGAGGCGGCGCGAAACGCCGCGCTCACCGAACTGGAGCACGGCGTGTCCGCCGCGACGGTCCACGAGGAAGCCGCCGCCGAACTGGCGGCCTACGGCTTCCGCGTCGACGACGCGGAGGTGGGCTTTACCCACTCGACGGGCCACGGCGTCGGCCTCTCGCTGCACGAAGGGCCGTCGCTCCCGGGCGACGAGGAGCTCGAAACGGGGACCGTCGTGACCATCGAGCCGGGCGTCTACGACCCCGAGCGGGGCGGCGTCAGGCTGGAGGACCTCGCCGTGGTCACCGACCGGGGCTACCGGCTGCTCGGGGAGTACCCGTTCGGACTGGTCCCGCGGGAACGGTAGGAACGGCCCGCCGTCGCGTCAGGGCCGGCTCGCGGGGACGGGAGGCTCCGTCCACGAGAAGCTCAGGCCTCGTCCGCGGCGTCGTCGTCGCTCGCCGCCGCACCGTTCCCGCTCTCGTCGCGGTTCGACCCGTCCTCGCCGTCGCCTCGCCCGTTCTCGCTTCCGAGGGCGGTGTCGAGGGCTTTCTCGGCCGCCTTGCCCGGAACGTCCCCCGGGGTGGTGAGCCGCTGGGGGAGATACACCATCAGCGCGGCGACGACGAGGAACGCCGCACCCACGACGAGGCTGCCGCCGGCCGCCTGCTGGAGCCCGTAGGCGGCGACGGGGATGGCGAAGATCAGGGTCGCCGCGAGGCCGAGCTGGTCGAGGATGCCGAGTGCCACGGGACGGGGTAGGACCGAGGGCGACAAAACCGGTTCGCCTCGCATCGGCGGCCGGGCACGAGTGGACCATCGGCCACCCGGGACTCACCGCGCCATCGGCTCGGGGAGCTCCTCGGGGTCCTCGATCGAGAGTCCCGTGGTGACGACGAGCCGGAGGCCGCGCGCGACGCTCATGTCCAGTTCGAGAAGCTGTTCGTCGGGGAGCATCGCAAGCTTCCCGGCGGTCGGGTTCGGACTGTGCGGGAAGAACACGGCGTACAGCTCCTCGTCGGCCCGCTCGCTGATCCGGCGCGGCGCGCGGTTCGTCACGAAGCCGACCGCGTACACGCCGTGTCGGGGGTACTCCGCGAGCACGACCCGGTCGAAGCCGTCCCCCGGCGTCCCGAGCGACTCGCTCACTTGCCGGACGCCGAAGTAGACGGTCCGGACGACCGGCAGGAGGCCGACGCCGCGCTCGAAGCCGCCGAACAGCCGCCGTCCCGCCTCGTTGGAGGCGACGAAGCCGACGAGCGTGACGGCGAGCGCGAGCGTCACCGCCGCGAGCACGTGCGCAAGCGGCTCGCTCCCGACGTACTCGGCGAGTCTGGTCGCGCGGATCGGACCGGTGAGCACGGCGGTCAGTCGGTCCACGGCGAAGTCGAGCACGAACAGCGTGATCGCGAGCGGTGCGACGAGCAGGAGCCCGGCGACGAAACTGGCCCGCAGGCGGGCGAACGGGTTCATGCGCGCCGGTGGGGAACGGGGGAGCAAAAAGCCACCCGGCGTCACGGAGTCGGAACGCTTTCCACTTGCGGGACGGAACGAAGAGGCATGTTCACCGGCATCGTCGAGACGACGGGTGCGATCCTCGGCCGGGAGGAGACCGACGACGGCGTCCGCCTCCGGATCGGCGTCGACGGGTTCGACGACCTCGAACACGGCCAGTCGATCAGCGTGAGCGGCGTCTGTCTCACCGTCGAGGCGTTCGGCGACCTGGAGGAGGGACCCGACGGTGGGGACGCCGCGGGCGATGCGGGCGAGCCGGAGGGCGCGGACGGCGGGTCGGCCTGGTTCGAGACGTTCCTCGCGGCGGAGACGGTGGAGAAGACGTACCTGGGCGCGGTACGCGAGGGCGACCTGGTGAACCTGGAACGCGCGCTCCCGGCGGACGGGCGCTTCGACGGCCACGTCGTCCAGGGCCACGTCGACACGACGACCCGCGTGACGGGGATCGAGCAGGTCGGCGAGGACTGGCGCTTCGCGTTCGCGCTGCCACCCGAGTACGCGAGCTACGTCGTCGACAAGGGGTCGGTGACGCTGGACGGCATCTCGCTCACGGTCGCCGAGCGGCGGCCCGACGAGTTCGACGTCGCCGTCATCCCCGCCACCCACGACCTGACGAACCTCTCGGAGAAGCAGCCGGGCGACCCGGTTCACCTGGAGGTGGACGTGGTCGCGAAGTACGTCGAGAACATGCTGGAGGGGTACGCGGAGTCGACGTCGCCCGACCTGGACGACCTGACCGCGGAGTAGGTTACTTCCCTGTCGTGTGGACCGGGGGAGTGCGGTCGGCGCGTGCCGGCGGGCCTCCGTGCCCGCCGGATGCGCGCGAGGGATGAGTGAACGGAACGACCGGAGGGAGTGGAGTGAACGAATCGGCTGGGGAGGCGTGTGGGCGTTGCTGTGCGGAGCGGTGGGGGGACTGAAAGGGGCCGCACCTGTGGGCGACGGCGTGGACCGTCAAGCACCGTGGTTCGAAAATCGGAGATTTTCGTCATCACGAAAGGCGCAAAGCGCCTTTCGAACGACAGGAGGGAGGCCGCAGGCCGACCGACGAGAAGCGCAGCGGCCGCACCGAGCCGACAGGTGCGGGGGCTTTCGCGGTCTGCCGTACGGTTTCCACAGGACCCGTCCGGACGCGGGCCGAGTCTTCTACGGGGGCTTTCGAGGTCCTCGCAACCGAGGGATCCACTACCCTTCCGGATAGGGCTGACTGCGCTGACTGCTCACCGTCAAAATCGTGGAAGAAGACGCCAGGACGGGGATTTGAACCACGCCGAGACGGTCCTGCTCGCCTCGCTTCGCTCGCCTGCGCGGGCTGCGACTCGTCTACTTCAAATCCCTGTCGTTCGGATATTCGTGGGCCGACGGCTCGCTCACTTCGTTCGCTCGCGGTGTCGGCCCGAGAAGTACGCCAGGACAGGGATTTGAACCCTGGATCCCAAGGGGAACACGCTTTCCAGGCGTGCGCCTTACCACTCGGCCATCCTGGCTCGCGTCGAAACTACCCGCGTCGCAGTTTTAAGCCTGTCCCTTCCCCGTCAGGCGGTGTTCGACCAGATACGACACCCCGCCGACGACCGCGCCCAGCGCCACGGCGATGCCGAGCATGCCGAGGAACCCGACCGGCAGCCGGACCGACGCCAGCACCGCGCCCTGCGCGAGCACGAGGAACGCGAGCGCGCCGACCGCACCCCACAGCAGCGCCGACTTCCGGCGCGGCGTCACGCGAGGTCGACGACCGCCTCGATCTCCACGCCGACGCCCTTCGGGAGCGCGCCGGCCTGGACCGCCGAGCGCGCGGGCGGCTCCTCGTCGAAGTACGTCGCGTACGTCTCGTTCATCGCCTCGAAGTCGTCGATGTCCGCGAGGAACACCGTCGTCTTCAGCACGTCCGACGCCCCGGCGTCCGCCTCGGCGAGGACGGCCATGAGGTTGTCCAGCGCCAGTTCCGTCTGCTCGGCGATGGGGGCCTCGTCCCGGAGTTCGCCGTCGGGCGTCAGGGGAATCTGGCCGGCCGTGAACATGACGTCGCCGTTCGTCGTCGCCTGGCTGTACGCGCCGACCGCGGCCGGCGCTTCGTCGGTGGAGATCACGCGCTTCATGGTGGAGGCTGGAACCGGACGTACCTTAAATCGGCCCCCCTTCGATTCGACCATGCGACTCCGGCGCGCGTCCGCGCTGTTCGTGCTCTCGGCTCTCGTGAGCGTCACGGCGACCGCCCTCGCGTTCGCCGCCGCCGCGGTGGTCGACCGGGTCCGAACCGGCACCGCCGGAGCCGACGACCGGCGGGTCCCGCTCTCCCCGCTGACGGCGCGCCGGCGGGTCGGCCGCGACTGGCCCGAGCGGGCGGAGATCACGACCGGCCGGGAGCCGCTCGGCGAGATGGACGACCTCGCGGCGTACGCCCGTCCGGGGTTCGACCCCGACCGCGTCGCGCCCCTCGTCCGCGCGTTCTACGAACGCACCGCCGAGTTCGACGTGGCGTACGACGTCCGCTGGCACGCGCCGTTCCGGCTCGGCGCCGCGCTCGCCTCGCCGGTCACGGCCGCGCTCGGACAGCTGAACCTCCCCGGCCGCTCCGCCGAGGGACGGCGACTTCACAGTCGCTTCGCGGAGGTCCGACCCGACGTCGACCCACGCGAGGGCGCCCGGGCGTGGGTCCGGACCGACGACGGGGGGACGGCCGTCTTCGTCGCCGTGTACGCGAGCCACGTCCGGGACGGCGAGCGGTTCGTCAACATCGCGGTGCCGCTCCCACGCTCGAACCTCTCGACGGTCCTGCGGATCGACCACCTCGACGGGGGGACCGCCGGGGAGAACGGTTCCGAATCGGCGCGGGGAACCGGCGTCCGTCTCCACACCGAGGGCCCGGGCGACCCCGGCCTCTACCTCCGGACGCCCCTCGGTTCCGTCGAACTCCCGATGGACCAGACGTTCACCGTCCGCGTCGCCCCCGAGGGGGAGGACGCCGACCTCCTCGCCACCCACGAGATGTGGCTGCTCGGCCGGCAGTTCCTCACCGTGTGGTATCGACTACACGCGGCCGAACATCCAGTAGAAGAGCCATAGGCGGGTACGGCGACTCGGGCCAGCACGTCGATTCAGGCCAGCACGTCGACCTCGTAGCCGTGCCCCTCCAGCGACGCGACGATCTCGGCGGCGTGCTCGTCGCCGTGGGCCTCGAGGTCGACCTCGACCTCCGCGGCGTTGACCGCGATGTCCCGCGAGGTGCGGTCGTGCCGGATGGCGAAGATGTTCGCGTTCGCGTCGGCGATGACCTCGACGAGCCGCTCCAGGGCGCCGGGCCGGTCCTTCAGTTCCGTCCGGACCTTGAGGTACCGGCCCATCTCGACGAGCCCCCGCAACACGACCGTCGTCAGCGTGTTCATGTCGATGTTGCCCCCCGAGAGGACCGGGACGATCGTCTCGTCGTCCTCGTACTCGAACG
Protein-coding regions in this window:
- a CDS encoding DUF502 domain-containing protein is translated as MNPFARLRASFVAGLLLVAPLAITLFVLDFAVDRLTAVLTGPIRATRLAEYVGSEPLAHVLAAVTLALAVTLVGFVASNEAGRRLFGGFERGVGLLPVVRTVYFGVRQVSESLGTPGDGFDRVVLAEYPRHGVYAVGFVTNRAPRRISERADEELYAVFFPHSPNPTAGKLAMLPDEQLLELDMSVARGLRLVVTTGLSIEDPEELPEPMAR
- a CDS encoding riboflavin synthase produces the protein MFTGIVETTGAILGREETDDGVRLRIGVDGFDDLEHGQSISVSGVCLTVEAFGDLEEGPDGGDAAGDAGEPEGADGGSAWFETFLAAETVEKTYLGAVREGDLVNLERALPADGRFDGHVVQGHVDTTTRVTGIEQVGEDWRFAFALPPEYASYVVDKGSVTLDGISLTVAERRPDEFDVAVIPATHDLTNLSEKQPGDPVHLEVDVVAKYVENMLEGYAESTSPDLDDLTAE
- a CDS encoding ATP-dependent helicase, translating into MSDPTVTRLFGGPGSGKTTALLDRVETLIEDEGAEIRDILVVSYTRAAAAEIRERLAERLDTTPRHLQGNVSTMHAKAYELLNLSRGDVVSDSDKEEFCEEYGVEFEDEYSGGGRRTARSTTLGNKVIATSQWLQRTHRDVADWYDVPFQWDVEEVRLPPEIDPNAQEGNKYTPTWPGDDDRLDVPNTIRAWRTYKGEHDLTGFADMLERVKQRSLLPNVDYLVIDEFQDITTLQYEVYEEWRPHMETVLIAGDDDQVVYAWQGADPDLLLDTHVDRDEVLPNSYRLPSDILTVVNREIRHIEKRQEKDLKPRKEGGTVEAIESPSMLDLVRNVRHTVQRTDETIMVLFRARYQMFQFIDEFMAEGIPFSCLTDQRMWTDRLTDYVRGVEAIENDEALTVLQARRLADILQDSAFGSNERDELYDFLDDVEETTDEDDLAEIPLSPDDVTDFVPFMPDGASAADMARKVTSFQRKSVKAYFRGDYGKMDPSRVRLGTIHSAKGREADHVFVNTDLTEKVVEQMAAQVRQEEIEIEGLPAGEEFTKTTNPVPILTDNERRVFYVGMSRARERLVLMENLVNGAPTLPISVVLSNELKDDPPEELVEEVIAELDAPEPEA
- a CDS encoding Rid family detoxifying hydrolase, whose amino-acid sequence is MKRVISTDEAPAAVGAYSQATTNGDVMFTAGQIPLTPDGELRDEAPIAEQTELALDNLMAVLAEADAGASDVLKTTVFLADIDDFEAMNETYATYFDEEPPARSAVQAGALPKGVGVEIEAVVDLA
- a CDS encoding M24 family metallopeptidase; this encodes MDPDPLGTDYEFLAAELRRRNAAAFVHVGDRFDDDLRYLTRFSGPDRGYAFVFRRGTATLCPPALFDEQAGREFPGDAVETDRQGDPAGLRAAGVLDDAGVDAGETVLVPRHVPHDAAVYLEQAGYDIESTDAVARDRRVKTDPELDRLRRVQGTAAGGMARAERVLYEAAVDGDEVVWSGAPLTTERLRREVNRVLAAHGVRDAGNTVVGCGPTAADLHFTGHDAIRPGETVLLDVSPRGPDGYYGDLTRTFAVDPDGGWERRAYVAVEAARNAALTELEHGVSAATVHEEAAAELAAYGFRVDDAEVGFTHSTGHGVGLSLHEGPSLPGDEELETGTVVTIEPGVYDPERGGVRLEDLAVVTDRGYRLLGEYPFGLVPRER
- a CDS encoding DUF7533 family protein, yielding MALGILDQLGLAATLIFAIPVAAYGLQQAAGGSLVVGAAFLVVAALMVYLPQRLTTPGDVPGKAAEKALDTALGSENGRGDGEDGSNRDESGNGAAASDDDAADEA